The following proteins are encoded in a genomic region of Nicotiana sylvestris chromosome 4, ASM39365v2, whole genome shotgun sequence:
- the LOC138889697 gene encoding uncharacterized protein, which translates to MPGFAKYLKDLITKKKTTKNEVVNVTHQVSSIIATTTVQNKEDPRAFTIPCTVGVHDFARALCDNGASINLMPLAIYKQERLGMPSPTSMRLQRADRSIQRQVGIFDYVFVKVGKFHLLADFLILDCVVDKEICLP; encoded by the coding sequence atgccGGGTTTTGCTAAGTATTTGAAAGACTTGATCACCAAGAAGAAAACAACCAagaatgaagtggtgaatgtgactcaccaggttagttccatcattgcaacaACCACCGTTCAAAATAAAGAAGACCCGAGAGCTTTCACCATTCCATGCACTGTTGGGGTGCATGATTTTGCAAGAGCTCTTTGTGATAATGGGGCTAGCATCAACTTAATGCCTCTTGCTATATACAAGCAAGAGAGGTTAGGTATGCCGAGTCCTACAAGTATGAGGTTGCAAAGGGCTGATCGTTCCATACAGAGACAGGTGGGAATTTTTGATTATGTGTTTGTGAAAGTGGGGAAGTTCCATTTACTCGCCGACTTTTTAATCCTTGATTGTGTGGTTGACAAAGAGatctgtttaccatga